The following are from one region of the Salvia splendens isolate huo1 chromosome 2, SspV2, whole genome shotgun sequence genome:
- the LOC121783645 gene encoding uncharacterized protein LOC121783645, with amino-acid sequence MEAALELEDDVFYKDLSKQVSLLIMDDDDLSLSHTPPLNLQALSTQANNPASFFSYDHPHQSSKRESKGTGVFIPRSTSNSRRKSVRQARFMGNKFQSPSNDHGSRGLQPHDTMIINPLYDHSFNFTRF; translated from the exons ATGGAAGCAGCTCTTGAGTTGGAGGATGATGTCTTCTACAAAGACTTGAGCAAGCAAGTCTCTCTCCTCATCATGGATGATGATGATCTCTCCCTCTCACACACTCCACCCCTAAATCTTCAG GCTTTGAGTACTCAAGCAAACAATCCAGCATCATTTTTCAGCTATGATCATCCACACCAAAGTAGCAAGAGGGAGAGCAAAGGCACCGGGGTTTTCATCCCTCGTTCGACGTCGAATTCGAGACGAAAGAGTGTGAGGCAAGCAAGATTCATGGGGAACAAATTTCAGAGCCCTTCTAATGATCATGGCTCAAGAGGGCTGCAGCCTCATGACACCATGATCATTAATCCTTTGTATGATcattcatttaattttacaagATTTTGA
- the LOC121783668 gene encoding 3-dehydrosphinganine reductase TSC10A-like produces the protein MAEVYLSLFSLLFIPLFILLILFLIVRPKPVRVPIKNRHVFITGGSSGIGLALARLCAQGGADVTILARNAARLEEAQHSIRLATGRDVRAFSADVRDYGAVKRAVEEAGPIDVLVCNHGVYVPQELEEQDVEEIKFMIDVNLTGTFHLIKAALPGMKTNRAGKGPGSIAIMSSQAGQVGIYGYTAYSASKFGLKCLAEALQHEVIADDIHLSLIFPPDTETPGFAEENKRRPQLTSIIAASSGAMKAEEVALKSLKGIQSGTFMVPCNLEGKLLTVATAGLSPQRSYVDAFVEVMTAGIMRLAGLVFQWNWFSSIAKWHAKK, from the exons ATGGCGGAAGTGTACTTGTCCTTGTTCTCACTCCTCTTCATTCCACTCTTCATCCTCCTCATCCTCTTCCTCATCGTCCGCCCCAAGCCCGTCCGCGTCCCAATCAAGAACCGCCACGTCTTCATCACGGGCGGCTCCAGCGGCATCGGCCTTGCCCTCGCGCGCCTCTGCGCCCAGGGCGGCGCCGACGTCACCATTCTCGCTCGCAACGCCGCCCGCCTCGAGGAGGCGCAGCACTCCATCAGGCTCGCCACCGGCCGCGATGTCAGGGCCTTCAGCGCCGACGTCAGGGACTACGGCGCCGTCAAGCGCGCGGTGGAGGAGGCCGGCCCCATCGACGTGCTCGTGTGCAATCACGGGGTGTACGTGCCGCAGGAGCTGGAGGAGCAGGATGTGGAGGAGATTAAGTTCATGATCGATGTGAATCTCACGGGGACTTTTCATTTGATCAAGGCCGCTTTGCCCGGGATGAAGACCAATCGGGCCGGGAAAGGGCCCGGTTCCATTGCGATTATGTCGTCGCAGGCGGGCCAG GTTGGAATTTATGGCTACACGGCTTATTCAGCGAGTAAGTTTGGCCTCAAGTGTTTGGCTGAAGCGCTGCAACACGAGGTTATAGCAGATGACATTCATCTCAGCCTCATTTTCCCTCCGGACACTGAAACTCCTGGTTTTGCAGAAG AGAACAAGAGACGCCCACAGCTGACTAGTATAATAGCAGCTTCCTCTGGCGCAATGAAAGCCGAGGAAGTTGCTCTAAAATCTCTGAAAGGGATCCAGTCAGGCACATTTATGGTCCCCTGCAACTTGGAAGGAAAATTACTTACGGTTGCCACGGCTGGTTTATCCCCTCAGAGATCGTATGTGGATGCATTTGTGGAGGTAATGACTGCTGGTATTATGCGATTGGCGGGCTTAGTTTTTCAGTGGAATTGGTTCAGCAGCATCGCAAAATGGCATGCAAAGAAGTAG